The following are from one region of the Salvia splendens isolate huo1 chromosome 2, SspV2, whole genome shotgun sequence genome:
- the LOC121792482 gene encoding rop guanine nucleotide exchange factor 3-like has protein sequence MESLSNSDESYDVGYQPSPSSADHSLDSFAYCRTNSEASAFSEDHSCFEPASPLSWQGLKSPARAALSRLGMRQHKHGLDDEIMDLELELMKERFSRLLLGEDMSGSGKGVCTAVAISNAITNLYASVFGQQQRLEPLHHEKRMMWKREMNCLLSVCDYILEFRPSLKDGTTLEVMASRPRSDIHINLPALKKLDALLLDVLDSFWDNEFWYAEQGSMSGNSTRSGSFRRIVQPQPQRNGEKWWLPVPCVPLGGLSEKSKKHLRQKHDRASQIHKAAMAINSGILSEMQIPESYMATLPKSGKAIVGDTIYRYMYNAEKLSPNHLLDSLNISSEHEALELADKVEASMHTWRRKICIAHSKSSWEMVKDLVSDIDRNDKNHVLAARAETLLFCLKQRYPELSQTTLDTSKIQYNKDVGQAVLESYSRVLEGLAFNIIAWIDDVLFVDETTKSQE, from the exons ATGGAGAGCTTATCAAACAGTGATGAGAGTTATGATGTAGGATACCAGCCATCTCCTTCTTCGGCAGATCATTCGCTTGACTCGTTTGCCTACTGCCGGACTAACTCTGAAGCCTCGGCCTTTTCCGAAGATCACAGCTGCTTTGAACCCGCCTCGCCCCTCAGCTGGCAAGGCCTCAAGTCCCCTGCACGCGCCGCCCTCTCCAGATTAGGCATGAGGCAGCACAAGCATGGCTTGGATGATGAGATCATGGATCTAG AGCTAGAGTTGATGAAGGAGAGATTTTCAAGGCTGTTGCTGGGAGAGGACATGTCTGGAAGTGGTAAAGGAGTCTGCACTGCTGTTGCAATCTCAAATGCCATAACCAATCTTTATg CTTCTGTGTTTGGTCAGCAGCAGAGGTTAGAGCCACTGCATCATGAGAAAAGGATGATGTGGAAGAGAGAAATGAACTGTCTATTATCTGTGTGTGATTACATACTAGAATTCAGACCCTCATTAAAAGATGGGACTACTTTAGAG GTGATGGCAAGCAGGCCAAGATCAGACATTCACATCAACCTCCCAGCCTTGAAGAAACTAGACGCACTGCTCCTG GATGTTCTTGACAGCTTCTGGGATAACGAGTTTTGGTATGCTGAGCAGGGGAGCATGTCAGGGAACTCGACCCGCTCTGGATCATTCAGGAGGATCGTTCAGCCACAGCCACAGCGGAACGGGGAGAAATGGTGGCTACCCGTTCCCTGCGTCCCCCTTGGTGGCCTCTCCGAGAAAAGCAAGAAACATCTGAGGCAGAAGCACGACCGGGCTAGCCAGATTCACAAGGCAGCAATGGCAATAAATAGTGGCATTCTTTCTGAAATGCAGATCCCAGAATCATACATGGCTACCCTGCCCAAG AGTGGAAAAGCAATTGTGGGAGATACAATCTACCGTTACATGTACAATGCAGAGAAGTTATCACCTAATCATCTGCTTGATTCTCTCAATATAAGCTCCGAGCACGAAGCCCTCGAGCTGGCAGACAAAGTTGAGGCTTCCATGCACACATGGCGGAGGAAAATTTGTATTGCTCACTCGAAATCATCATGGGAAATGGTTAAAGATCTTGTGTCTGACATAGATAGGAATGACAAGAACCATGTCTTGGCAGCAAGAGCAGAGACTCTCTTATTCTGCTTGAAGCAGAGATACCCCGAGCTTTCACAAACTACATTGGATACAAGTAAAATCCAATACAACAAG GATGTAGGACAGGCGGTGCTTGAGAGCTATTCAAGAGTACTTGAAGGTTTGGCATTTAACATCATTGCTTGGATTGATGATGTACTGTTCGTAGATGAAACGACGAAAAGTCAAGAGTAG
- the LOC121792535 gene encoding uncharacterized protein LOC121792535, with protein sequence MDEPKPVPQSRKRPLPHSPYYKMRQLLKDLRPHFIDVLKTPDFRNCQAADEIRQGMKLLMELILYQETTEKAVKLEKCSNSDNVDAKKAVKPVDNPLLDDVMSALPPETQEQRTVIIGGSAFGWNFITCHGRRAVYYGRTKEAFRALNPKSS encoded by the exons ATGGACGAGCCGAAACCCGTGCCCCAGAGCAGGAAGAGACCTCTTCCACATTCTCCCTATTACAAGATGCGTCAACTTCTCAAAGACCTTCGCCCCCATTTCATCGAC GTGCTTAAGACCCCTGACTTTCGAAATTGCCAAGCAGCTGATGAAATCCGTCAAG GGATGAAACTTCTGATGGAACTAATACTATACCAAGAGACGACAGAAAAGGCTGTTAAGCTGGAAAAATGCAGCAACAGTGACAATGTCGATGCCAAGAAAGCAGTGAAACCTGTTGACAATCCTCTGCTGGACGATGTTATGTCTGCCCTGCCTCCAGAAACTCAGGAACAAAGAACAGTCATCATTGGGGGCTCTGCTTTCGGGTGGAACTTCATAACGTGCCATGGCAGAAGAGCTGTCTACTACGGGCGAACAAAAGAAGCTTTTCGGGCACTAAATCCCAAGTCTAGCTGA
- the LOC121792496 gene encoding F-box/kelch-repeat protein SKIP4-like, giving the protein MDCVESFTNVDCSKMETDSLLKSLEQSLIPGIPDDVALSCLARVPRKYHSVLNCVSKRWRYLVGSEEWFWYRLSHHLEETWIYSLCRDKSEQLCIYALDPDQYRRGWRQIHGPPGSFLRRKGVGFEVLGKKIYLFGGCGWIEDATDEVYSYDASINTWARGAPLPTARCFFAHETLDGKIYAIGGLGSKSSDQHSWDIYDSQTSSWSSHVDKNVIPDIEDSAVMDGKIYIRARISASSSQLNAAVYDPSSWTWQQADSDVACWCGPIVVVDGILYILDQNSGVRLMMWQKDTRAWIGLRRFSEHLVQPPCRLVAVGKKMFVVGRGLNTVMFDVESASCVDGVLVSSSVLKLDCVDEVISCKSLAI; this is encoded by the exons ATGGATTGTGTGGAAAGCTTTACAAATGTGGATTGCTCAAAAATGGAGACAGATTCCCTTCTGAAGTCTCTTGAACAATCTCTGATACCTGGAATTCCGGATGATGTTGCACTTTCTTGCTTGGCAAGAGTTCCTCGAAAGTATCATTCGGTTCTCAACTGTGTTTCGAAAAGATGGAGGTATTTGGTCGGCAGTGAAGAGTGGTTTTGGTACAGACTGAGTCATCACCTGGAAGAGACATGGATTTATTCTCTTTGCAGAGACAAGTCAGAGCAACTTTGCATATATGCTTTGGACCCTGATCAATATAGAAGAGGTTGGAGGCAAATTCATGGCCCCCCAGGTAGCTTCCTGAGGAGGAAAGGTGTTGGGTTTGAAGTGTTGGGGAAGAAAATTTACTTGTTTGGAGGTTGTGGTTGGATTGAGGATGCCACCGACGAAGTCTACTCTTATGATGCTTCCATAAACACATGGGCTAGAGGCGCTCCCTTACCCACTGCTAG GTGCTTTTTTGCACATGAAACACTAGATGGGAAAATCTATGCTATTGGTGGGCTCGGATCAAAATCAAGCGATCAGCATTCCTGGGATATATACGACAGCCAGACAAGTTCTTGGAGTTCTCATGTGGATAAAAATGTCATACCAGACATTGAAGACTCAGCTGTCATGGATGGCAAGATTTACATACGAGCCCGTATCTCAGCTTCATCATCCCAATTGAATGCTGCTGTATATGATCCCTCCAGTTGGACATGGCAACAGGCTGATAGTGATGTGGCATGTTGGTGTGGTCCTATAGTTGTGGTAGATGGTATCTTATACATACTAGACCAAAACTCGGGAGTGagattgatgatgtggcagaaggataCGAGAGCGTGGATTGGTCTACGGAGATTCTCCGAGCACCTTGTACAACCCCCCTGCCGACTCGTGGCAGTCGGGAAGAAAATGTTTGTTGTTGGGAGAGGGCTCAATACTGTGATGTTTGATGTTGAGAGTGCAAGCTGTGTAGATGGTGTGCTAGTGAGTTCTTCTGTCTTGAAACTAGATTGCGTTGATGAAGTGATAAGTTGTAAATCATTGGCAATTTGA
- the LOC121792488 gene encoding riboflavin biosynthesis protein PYRD, chloroplastic-like, whose translation MYTQALLLPIPTPTHNPLVNRLHSLTISPKSRFGFCIPPKRVSETKISWGKLGVIRCGETPAVEFDDGYYMRRCVELARKAIGCTSPNPMVGCVIVKDGKIVGEGFHPKAGQPHAEVFALRDAGDLAENGTAYVSLEPCNHYGRTPPCSEALIKARVKNVVVGMVDPNPIVASTGVKKLQDAGIEVTVGVEEELCKRLNEAYIHYMLTRKPYVTLRYSMSLDGHLLDQLGEEAEECGGYYSKLLQEYDAIIVSSSALAEKSSIPISKEPGANQPLKIVLSKCWNPLIKIPSPEDDAASKLLIVTEKDSAVQEGIQTLLFEKISLLEILEHCKNQGLCSVLLDLTGNTLDFEDTLKEGFEQNLFQKVVVEVLPNLGGDHERYLSNVDLKGKVKKLTSSVYGKSVLLEGYF comes from the exons ATGTATACTCAAGCGCTCCTTCTTCCAATCCCCACTCCCACCCACAACCCCTTAGTTAACCGCCTACACAGTCTAACAATCTCACCGAAATCAAGATTTGGGTTCTGCATTCCTCCGAAAAGGGTGTCCGAAACGAAAATCAGTTGGGGAAAGTTGGGTGTGATCAGGTGCGGCGAGACGCCAGCAGTTGAATTCGACGATGGGTATTACATGAGGCGTTGCGTTGAGCTGGCGAGGAAGGCGATTGGCTGCACCAGTCCTAATCCAATGGTTGGTTGTGTGATTGTCAAGGATGGCAAAATTGTTGGAGAAGGTTTCCACCCAAAAGCTGGTCAGCCTCATGCTGAG GTTTTTGCATTGAGAGATGCGGGCGATTTGGCTGAAAATGGAACAGCATATGTGAGTTTAGAACCTTGTAATCATTATGGAAGAACTCCACCTTGCTCCGAAGCATTGATCAAAGCTCGTGTGAAAAATGTGGTGGTCGGCATGGTGGATCCTAATCCCATTGTGGCTTCAACAGGGGTGAAAAAACTGCAAGATGCGGGTATTGAAGTGACTGTTGGAGTCGAGGAGGAACTCTGCAAAAGGCTCAATGAGGCTTATATCCATTATATGCTTACAAGAAAACCATATGTTACGCTGAG GTATTCCATGTCACTTGATGGGCATTTGCTAGATCAGCTCGGTGAAGAAGCTGAGGAGTGTGGCGGATACTATTCAAAACTGCTGCAAGAATACGATGCTATCATAGTTTCTTCTTCTGCATTGGCTGAGAAGTCATCTATTCCCATTTCCAAAGAACCCGGAGCCAATCAGCCTCTTAAAATCGTGTTGTCCAAATGTTGGAATCCCCTGATTAAGATTCCTTCTCCCGAAGATGATGCAGCTTCCAAACTGTTGATAGTCACTGAGAAAGACAGTGCTGtgcaagaaggaatccaaacactattatttgaaaaaataagtTTACTTGAAATTCTTGAACACTGCAAGAATCAAGGACTCTGCAGCGTCTTGCTGGATTTGACGGGTAACACTCTGGATTTTGAGGATACACTGAAAGAGGGATTTGAGCAGAACTTGTTccagaaggtggtggtggaggtgctGCCAAATTTGGGAGGCGATCACGAGAGATATCTGAGTAATGTGGACCTAAAAGGAAAGGTGAAGAAATTGACATCATCTGTGTATGGTAAAAGTGTTCTACTCGAAGGATATTTCTGA
- the LOC121779193 gene encoding zinc finger CCCH domain-containing protein 56-like encodes MDDMCEKEMPVDPNLTLNRSERSFQFDVESDPPNKRAKNAIEKMLYKTRPCFQFRAGSCPFAENCEFAHSMEELRELPHSHKEEPMRLSEQPREVSQIPVVGLNEVKHRPSSRQLCKGFLSAAGCQNGEKCLLIHNEHYMERKSAAICLLPGSGSGFKSSGSSSNWKARLCTKWDLTGMCVYGKNCTFAHGFAELQHYRGRQEKKEDSGSSALGGNQVASIPAKACVGHVPYAYHVGVPPRRLSGEIAIQNWKGPDKISKIYGDWIDDLN; translated from the exons ATGGATGATATGTGTGAAAAAGAAATGCCTGTTGACCCTAATTTAACGTTAAATCGTAGCGAAAGATCATTCCAATTCGATGTGGAAAGTGATCCACCAAATAAAAGGGCAAAGAATGCCATTGAAAAGATGCTTTACAAGACAAGACCGTGTTTCCAATTCCGTGCTGGCTCTTGTCCATTTGCTGAAAATTGTGAATTTGCTCATAGTATGGAGGAACTTAGGGAACTGCCTCATAGTCACAAGGAAGAACCGATGCGCTTATCAGAGCAGCCAAGGGAGGTATCTCAGATACCAGTTGTGGGTTTAAATGAAGTAAAACATAGACCTAGTTCGAGGCAGCTCTGCAAGGGTTTTTTGTCTGCTGCTGGTTGCCAGAATGGTGAGAAATGCCTTCTCATTCACAATGAGCATTATATGGAAAGAAAATCTGCAGCAATATGTTTACTTCCTGGCTCTGGTAGTGGATTTAAAAGCAGTGGAAGTAGTTCAAATTGGAAAGCAAGGCTTTGTACCAAGTGGGACTTAACAGGGATGTGTGTTTATGGAAAGAACTGCACTTTTGCTCATGGATTTGCAG AGCTGCAGCATTACCGTGGACGGCaagagaagaaagaagataGTGGTTCTTCAGCTTTGGGTGGCAATCAGGTGGCGTCAATACCAGCTAAAGCTTGTGTGGGTCATGTTCCTTACGCATATCATGTTGGAGTTCCACCACGAAGGCTGTCTGGTGAGATAGCTATCCAGAACTGGAAAGGCCCGGACAAAATTAGCAAAATTTATGGTGACTGGATTGATGACCTCAACTAG
- the LOC121792480 gene encoding protein pleiotropic regulatory locus 1-like — translation METELSIEPQSLKKLSFKSLKRSLDLFSPTHGQIPPPDAESSKIRISHKLNSDYVRVKTMSSEHATNAAKSQVQQEPTPSNALALPGPQQSNDTQMGGPPKDLVIGSTGQPRGSADAGGQGRSSAIIPSNVSSERNMSTSAIMERIPSRWPRPVWRAPWKNYRVISGHLGWVRSVAIDPSNTWFCTGSADRTIKIWDLASGRLKLTLTGHIDQVRGLAVSNKHTYMFSAGDDKLVKCWDLEQNKVIRSYHGHLSGVYCLALHPTIDILLTGGRDSVCRVWDIRSKAQIRTLPGHDNTVCSVFTRPTDPQVITGSHDSTIKLWDLRTGKTMSTLTHHKKSVRAMAPHPTEDCFVSASAENIKKFRLPRGEFMHNMLSQQKTIINAAAVNEEGVLATAGDNGSLWFWDWNSGHNFQQAQTIVQPGSLESEAGIYSIMYDLTGSRLITCEADKTIKMWKEDETATPETHPLHFKPPRDMRRF, via the exons ATGGAAACCGAGCTGTCCATAGAGCCGCAGTCGCTAAAGAAGCTCAGCTTCAAATCCCTAAAGCGCTCGCTCGATCTATTCTCTCCTACACACGGTCAAATTCCGCCGCCCGACGCCGAAAG CTCGAAGATTCGAATAAGTCATAAG CTCAATTCTGATTATGTAAGAGTGAAGACCATGTCGTCTGAACATGCTACTAATGCTGCAAAAAGTCAAGTACAGCAAGAACCTACTCCCTCCAACGCCCTTGCACTTCCAG GTCCTCAACAATCAAATGATACGCAGATGGGAGGGCCACCAAAGGATTTGGTGATTGGCTCGACAGGGCAACCGAGGGGCTC AGCGGATGCTGGTGGTCAAGGCAGGAGCTCAGCTATTATTCCGTCTAATGTCTCATCCGAAAG GAACATGTCAACTTCTGCCATCATGGAAAGAATTCCAAGCAGATGGCCTCGTCCTGTTTGGCGTGCACCCTGGAAGAATTACAGA GTAATCAGTGGCCATTTGGGATGGGTGCGGTCTGTTGCCATCGACCCAAGTAACACATGGTTTTGCACAGGATCTGCTGATCGGACAATCAAG ATATGGGACCTAGCAAGTGGCCGATTGAAACTAACTCTTACTGGTCACATCGACCAAGTACGAG GTCTGGCTGTTAGCAACAAGCATACATACATGTTTTCTGCCGGTGATGATAAATTAGTTAAATGCTGGGACCTAGAGCAGAATAAG GTTATTCGTTCTTATCATGGTCACCTTAGTGGTGTTTATTGCTTGGCTCTTCATCCTACTATTGACATTTTGCTCACAGGAGGTCGTGATTCTGTGTGTCGG GTATGGGATATTCGCAGCAAAGCGCAAATTCGTACACTTCCTGGGCATGATAATACTGTTTGTTCAGTATTCACACGACCTACA GATCCACAAGTCATTACCGGTTCCCATGATTCAACAATAAAGTTGTGGGATCTTAGAACTG GTAAAACAATGTCAACCTTGACACATCACAAGAAATCTGTACGAGCTATGGCTCCACATCCTACAGA GGACTGTTTTGTATCTGCTTCTGCTGAGAATATTAAGAAGTTTAGACTTCCAAGAGGAGAATTCATGCACAACATGCT CTCGCAACAGAAAACTATCATTAACGCTGCAGCAGTCAATGAGGAGGGTGTACTGGCCACAGCAG GTGACAACGGAAGTCTATGGTTCTGGGACTGGAATAGTGGTCACAATTTTCAGCAAGCACAAACAATTGTTCAACCTG GTTCGCTGGAGAGCGAAGCTGGTATTTATTCCATCATGTACGATTTAACCGGGTCGAGGCTTATCACCTGCGAGGCAGACAAAACAATCAAAATGTGGAAGGAAGATGAGACGGCAACCCCAGAAACTCATCCCCTGCACTTCAAGCCACCCAGAGACATGCGACGCTTCTGA